The Tautonia rosea genome includes a region encoding these proteins:
- the truA gene encoding tRNA pseudouridine(38-40) synthase TruA, translated as MRNIKLTLCYDGAGYHGWQRQPGRPTIQGELESAIEQILGDRPTTLASGRTDAGVHAIGQVATFESETTLPPDVLVRAINAKLPRSIRVLHAEDVPLDFHATLSATSKRYRYVIDNSRIPDPFQRHSCWHVGYPLDEQRMHRAGQGLKGTHDYRSFETEWPNRQTSIRTIFDIAVSRHEHLVHVEVEADGFLYNMVRAITGTLVLVGSGRRPETFAAEALAAQARREAGPTAPPQGLFLLYVRYDGVLPSTTQERP; from the coding sequence ATGCGGAACATCAAGCTCACCCTCTGCTACGACGGTGCCGGTTACCACGGCTGGCAACGCCAGCCGGGACGTCCGACGATTCAGGGCGAACTCGAATCAGCCATCGAGCAGATTCTCGGCGATCGGCCGACGACCCTGGCCAGCGGCCGAACCGATGCCGGGGTCCACGCGATCGGCCAGGTGGCGACGTTCGAATCCGAGACGACCTTGCCCCCCGACGTGCTCGTTCGGGCCATCAATGCCAAGCTCCCGCGATCGATCCGGGTTCTTCATGCCGAGGATGTCCCGCTCGACTTCCACGCCACCCTCAGCGCAACAAGCAAACGCTATCGTTACGTGATCGACAATTCCCGGATCCCCGACCCCTTCCAGCGTCACTCTTGCTGGCACGTCGGCTACCCGCTCGACGAGCAGCGCATGCACCGCGCCGGCCAGGGCCTGAAGGGGACCCATGACTACCGTAGCTTCGAAACCGAGTGGCCGAACCGCCAGACCAGCATCCGCACCATCTTCGACATCGCCGTCTCGCGTCACGAACACCTCGTGCATGTCGAGGTCGAGGCCGACGGCTTCCTGTACAATATGGTCCGGGCGATCACCGGCACGCTCGTCCTTGTTGGGAGTGGTCGACGCCCCGAAACCTTCGCCGCCGAGGCCCTCGCCGCCCAGGCTCGCCGCGAGGCCGGACCGACCGCTCCCCCTCAAGGTCTGTTCTTGCTCTACGTACGGTACGACGGCGTACTCCCCTCTACGACCCAGGAGAGGCCCTGA
- a CDS encoding glycosyltransferase family 4 protein has protein sequence MHIVHVITRLILGGAQENTLLTVEGLHHRYGDDVTLITGPAEGPEGDLFDRAERQGLQVELMPELVRAIRPGTDWKAYQKLRQAIRRLNPEVVHTHSSKAGIVGRAAAWDEKVPLVVHTIHGLPFGPSEKPWRNRLYIGLERWAAKRCHAIVSVCDAMTEQALAAGVGMPEQFQTVYSGMEVEPFLNPPRPRDEIRRELGLADHDVAFATVARLFERKGHEDILEIAPRVLRQNPNVRFVWIGSGILRDRLEAEADRLGIRHAIHFTGLVPPDRIPELLNACDAVLHPSYREGLARVLPQGLIVGRPAISYDVDGAREVVLPETGILVPFLDRDRLASAILELAENADRRAALGAEGRRRFADQFRKETMVDQLRSLYTERLQGLSSPGDGRHRASVG, from the coding sequence ATGCACATTGTTCATGTCATCACGCGATTGATTCTCGGAGGCGCTCAGGAGAATACCCTCTTGACTGTCGAAGGATTGCACCACCGCTACGGCGATGACGTGACCCTCATCACCGGCCCCGCCGAAGGCCCCGAGGGAGATCTGTTCGACCGCGCCGAGCGTCAGGGTCTCCAGGTCGAGCTGATGCCTGAACTCGTCCGAGCCATCCGCCCGGGAACCGACTGGAAGGCATACCAAAAGCTCCGCCAGGCCATTCGACGGCTCAATCCCGAGGTCGTCCACACCCATAGCTCAAAGGCCGGAATCGTGGGCCGCGCCGCCGCCTGGGACGAGAAGGTACCACTCGTTGTTCACACAATTCACGGTCTCCCCTTCGGCCCGTCCGAGAAACCCTGGCGCAATCGACTCTACATCGGCCTCGAACGCTGGGCGGCAAAGCGGTGCCATGCCATTGTCAGCGTCTGTGACGCCATGACCGAACAGGCCCTCGCCGCTGGAGTCGGAATGCCCGAGCAGTTCCAGACCGTCTACAGCGGCATGGAGGTCGAGCCCTTCCTCAACCCGCCCAGGCCCCGCGACGAGATCCGCCGCGAGCTTGGCCTCGCTGATCACGACGTCGCCTTTGCCACCGTCGCCCGATTGTTCGAGCGCAAGGGGCACGAGGACATTTTGGAAATCGCCCCCCGCGTCCTTCGCCAGAACCCGAACGTCCGATTCGTCTGGATCGGCAGTGGCATCCTCCGCGATCGGCTCGAAGCCGAGGCCGATCGGCTCGGCATCCGCCACGCCATCCATTTCACCGGCCTTGTGCCGCCGGATCGCATTCCGGAGTTGCTTAACGCCTGCGACGCCGTTCTGCACCCGAGCTACCGGGAAGGCTTGGCCAGAGTCTTGCCTCAGGGGTTGATTGTGGGCCGCCCGGCGATCAGCTATGACGTGGACGGGGCACGGGAGGTCGTGCTCCCGGAGACGGGTATCCTCGTGCCGTTCCTCGATCGCGATCGGCTTGCCTCGGCCATTCTCGAACTGGCCGAAAACGCCGACCGGCGAGCAGCCCTCGGAGCCGAAGGCCGTCGCCGGTTTGCCGATCAATTTCGCAAGGAAACGATGGTCGATCAGCTCCGATCACTTTATACGGAGCGACTCCAGGGTCTCTCGTCCCCGGGCGACGGTCGGCACCGGGCCTCCGTCGGGTGA